A window of Ignisphaera sp. contains these coding sequences:
- a CDS encoding HD domain-containing protein codes for MVTVSSQLIYKHVETSSLLRSAFRMLEEDDEVLELLKMSNIMAVTRLRYNDHGIVHARIVAGVALELVDILIRNNIELTTMRDGTTRNVDEAKLVVLFAAYFHDIGNAIHRANHEFLGALLAKDILNRLLPKLGFVDRRLIAIRQEIMHAIYATEYSVRCLTTECGVVKIGDGLDMAEGRARVPYKLGKLDMHAVSAITIKRVEVEQGTEKPIKIVMHMDEYAGLFQLEEVLLPKVKTSGLDKYVEIYIAIPTRFTKIYPRE; via the coding sequence ATGGTTACCGTGTCCTCTCAACTCATCTACAAACATGTTGAAACTTCATCTCTTCTAAGATCAGCATTTCGTATGCTTGAAGAAGATGATGAGGTTTTAGAGCTATTGAAGATGAGCAATATTATGGCTGTTACAAGGCTCAGATACAATGATCATGGAATAGTCCATGCAAGGATAGTTGCAGGCGTAGCTTTAGAACTTGTAGATATTCTCATTCGTAACAATATAGAGTTAACTACGATGAGAGATGGAACAACCAGGAATGTAGATGAAGCTAAACTTGTTGTACTATTTGCAGCATATTTTCATGATATAGGTAATGCTATTCATAGAGCTAACCACGAGTTTCTAGGAGCTCTTTTAGCTAAAGACATACTCAATAGGTTATTACCAAAGCTAGGCTTTGTAGATAGAAGGCTTATCGCCATTAGGCAAGAAATTATGCATGCAATATACGCTACAGAATACAGTGTTCGGTGTCTAACAACAGAATGTGGTGTTGTGAAAATTGGTGATGGACTCGATATGGCTGAAGGTAGAGCAAGAGTTCCCTATAAATTAGGTAAACTAGATATGCATGCTGTTTCAGCTATAACTATAAAGAGAGTTGAAGTAGAGCAAGGTACTGAAAAACCAATTAAAATAGTTATGCATATGGATGAATATGCAGGTCTATTTCAGCTTGAAGAAGTTCTGTTACCTAAGGTTAAAACAAGTGGATTGGATAAGTATGTAGAGATCTATATAGCTATTCCCACAAGGTTTACCAAGATATATCCCAGAGAATAA